One genomic window of Paenibacillus xylanilyticus includes the following:
- a CDS encoding sensor histidine kinase encodes MKPEHVRKSRIERITLKNRILFLFAAVALIPFLLSCYLSYRTIHSILTTKLQSGIQSNLKQVTLSLENTLSNLNHVSQQLAFEGSIGKQLEQLMLADQPYDRSYLTDQIKNQLNLIAFTNPNIGLSMYYFREDDTYLFETMGVKDSFDPENLPIMASYYGITYFGPHISNDRFNDQYVLSALRKVDLPERDDAYVYIETGFNLTQSILDLDDVSKNTAHLILDNHGRISYSELRDAFPENANFPVSGQLSEPSTTSGIASGYYWYQQYSNQGWSVVSLVSKADYDQEKNRWIMQMVLLTVLSAAVSLAIGWLLWKMVYRPLSQFHREMKQMLNSNFDGVDANSRIPEFEMLLTQFGRMKSHIARLYSEVELKEKRRADLEIEKLLYQINPHFLMNTLDTAHWLAVMNGQEEIDRLVTSLNKLLYYNLRLGGQSSTIREEIDSLKQYLILQQIRYNFQFDVGIHIDDKLLNVPVPRFILQPLVENSLYHGLDDKGRIEVEVSRHNDRLEISIRDNGRGISEEKIKALLEQEQAERHRVGMGIGMNYVKRMLESYYEGQASMNVSSEPGQGTWIVIELPIHCEGEGKS; translated from the coding sequence ATGAAACCAGAACATGTACGAAAATCCCGTATCGAACGAATTACGCTCAAAAATCGAATTCTTTTCCTTTTTGCGGCCGTAGCCCTCATTCCTTTCCTTTTATCCTGCTATCTATCCTACCGAACAATCCATTCCATTTTGACGACCAAATTGCAATCCGGGATCCAAAGTAACCTGAAACAGGTGACCCTTTCCTTGGAAAACACACTCAGCAACCTGAATCATGTGTCTCAGCAGCTCGCCTTCGAGGGGAGCATTGGTAAACAGCTGGAGCAACTCATGCTTGCGGATCAACCATATGACCGCAGTTATTTGACCGACCAGATCAAAAATCAGCTGAACCTGATTGCGTTTACCAATCCCAATATCGGGTTATCGATGTACTATTTTCGTGAAGACGACACCTATCTCTTTGAAACTATGGGGGTGAAAGACTCATTCGATCCGGAGAATTTGCCGATCATGGCGAGTTATTACGGAATCACGTATTTCGGGCCTCATATCAGTAACGACAGGTTTAACGATCAATATGTTCTTTCTGCGCTGCGAAAGGTGGACCTGCCTGAACGGGACGATGCGTATGTATACATTGAAACCGGGTTTAATCTGACACAGAGCATTCTTGATCTGGATGATGTCAGTAAAAATACGGCCCACCTCATTTTGGATAATCACGGACGCATCTCTTACAGTGAGTTAAGGGACGCTTTCCCTGAAAACGCAAATTTCCCAGTTTCCGGCCAGCTCTCTGAACCTTCTACAACTTCGGGAATCGCTTCGGGCTATTACTGGTACCAGCAATACAGCAACCAGGGATGGAGTGTTGTGTCGCTCGTGTCCAAAGCAGATTATGATCAGGAGAAAAACCGCTGGATCATGCAGATGGTTCTGTTAACCGTGTTATCCGCCGCAGTCAGCTTGGCCATCGGCTGGTTGCTGTGGAAAATGGTATATCGGCCGTTGTCCCAATTCCACCGGGAAATGAAGCAGATGCTGAACAGCAACTTCGACGGGGTCGACGCGAATTCGCGCATACCTGAATTTGAGATGCTGCTCACACAATTCGGACGAATGAAGTCCCACATTGCAAGGTTGTATTCCGAAGTGGAGTTAAAGGAGAAGCGCAGGGCAGACCTGGAAATTGAAAAGCTGCTCTACCAGATCAATCCACATTTTCTGATGAATACGCTCGACACTGCGCACTGGCTGGCCGTCATGAATGGACAGGAGGAGATCGATCGGCTGGTTACTTCGCTGAACAAGCTGCTGTATTATAATTTGCGCTTGGGCGGTCAGAGCTCAACCATACGGGAGGAGATTGATTCGCTCAAGCAGTATCTGATCCTGCAGCAGATTCGCTATAATTTTCAATTCGATGTTGGCATTCATATCGATGACAAGCTGCTTAACGTGCCCGTGCCGAGGTTTATTTTGCAGCCGCTCGTTGAAAATTCGCTGTACCATGGACTGGATGACAAAGGAAGAATCGAAGTTGAAGTAAGCAGGCACAACGACCGGCTTGAAATTTCGATCAGAGACAACGGCAGGGGAATCTCCGAAGAAAAGATCAAAGCGCTGCTGGAACAAGAACAGGCCGAGCGTCATCGGGTCGGAATGGGGATTGGCATGAATTATGTTAAGCGCATGCTGGAGTCTTATTATGAAGGCCAAGCCAGTATGAACGTATCCAGCGAACCTGGGCAAGGAACCTGGATTGTCATTGAGCTGCCAATTCACTGTGAAGGAGAGGGGAAATCATGA
- a CDS encoding glycoside hydrolase family 127 protein, protein MQTTQVHIRDSFWEDYSTLVRQTVIPYQWEALNDRIEGAEPSYAIHNFRIAAGLEQGEFGGWVFQDSDLYKWLEAVAYSLRSYPDPELENTADGAIDLIGQAQRGDGYINTYFTIKEPGKEWTNMYEAHELYCAGHLIEAAVAYADATGKRKLLDIACRFADLIDKLFGTGENQKRAYCGHQEIELALVKLYHATGEERYLNLSQYFIDERGSSPSYFIQEWERGGRTNIWSQGSPDLEMYQSHLPVREQTAAVGHSVRAVYMYTAMADLARLTKDDSLRAACERLWANTTRKQMYITGGIGATHLGEAFTFDYDLPNDAVYAETCASIGLIFWARRMLRLEAKSEYADVMERALYNNVLGSMSKDGKHFFYVNPLEVWPEASLRNPDKHHVKPVRQKWFGCSCCPPNVARLLSSLNDYIYDVSPEENVVHVHLYIGSTVEFTSAEGRAVKLSQDSELPWNGKINFNISLAPDSSEGAAFTLALRIPNWFQSGQPVLRVNGEEQAYTLNNGYAHIQGIWSEGDALEWLLPLETHLIEAHPQIRADAGKAAIQRGPLVYCVEEADNGAPLASLSIAEAANLTERDAPNLLGGCVVVEGDGLTADGSAWPEDQLYQPIRKPRIPVRFTAIPYYLWGNREPGEMSVWLGS, encoded by the coding sequence ATGCAGACAACACAGGTTCATATCCGGGACTCATTTTGGGAGGATTATTCCACACTGGTACGTCAAACAGTCATACCCTATCAATGGGAGGCATTGAATGATCGTATCGAAGGAGCGGAACCCAGCTATGCCATTCACAATTTTCGAATTGCTGCCGGTCTGGAACAGGGCGAATTCGGCGGATGGGTGTTTCAGGATAGCGATTTATATAAATGGTTGGAAGCGGTTGCTTATTCACTGCGGAGTTATCCTGATCCCGAATTGGAGAACACCGCAGATGGAGCAATCGACCTCATTGGGCAGGCACAGCGGGGTGACGGATATATCAATACTTATTTTACAATCAAGGAACCGGGCAAAGAGTGGACAAATATGTATGAGGCCCATGAACTGTACTGTGCCGGACACCTGATCGAAGCTGCGGTGGCCTACGCTGACGCAACGGGCAAACGTAAGCTTCTTGACATTGCATGTCGTTTCGCTGACTTAATCGACAAGCTCTTCGGTACGGGAGAGAACCAGAAACGGGCATACTGCGGGCACCAGGAGATTGAACTGGCTCTCGTCAAGTTATATCATGCAACCGGTGAGGAACGTTATTTGAATCTTAGCCAATATTTCATTGATGAGCGGGGCAGCAGCCCGAGTTATTTTATCCAGGAATGGGAACGGGGAGGCAGAACTAACATCTGGTCACAAGGTTCGCCGGACTTGGAAATGTACCAATCCCATCTTCCGGTACGGGAACAGACAGCAGCCGTGGGACACTCCGTACGTGCCGTTTACATGTATACGGCCATGGCCGATCTCGCCCGTTTGACGAAGGATGACAGCTTGCGAGCGGCGTGCGAACGGCTGTGGGCCAATACAACTCGCAAACAGATGTACATTACGGGAGGCATCGGCGCGACACATTTGGGCGAGGCGTTCACTTTCGATTATGATCTGCCGAATGACGCCGTGTACGCGGAAACTTGCGCATCCATCGGACTGATCTTCTGGGCGCGCCGCATGCTTCGTCTGGAGGCGAAGAGTGAGTATGCGGACGTGATGGAACGTGCGCTGTACAACAACGTGCTTGGCAGCATGTCCAAGGACGGCAAACACTTTTTCTATGTCAACCCGCTTGAAGTATGGCCAGAGGCCAGCTTGCGCAATCCGGACAAACATCATGTAAAACCGGTCCGTCAGAAGTGGTTCGGCTGTTCCTGCTGCCCGCCAAACGTCGCTCGCTTGCTCAGCTCGCTGAACGATTATATCTACGATGTCTCTCCAGAAGAGAATGTGGTTCATGTACATTTATACATTGGCAGTACGGTAGAATTCACGTCTGCGGAAGGCCGGGCAGTCAAGCTGAGTCAAGATTCGGAGCTTCCTTGGAACGGAAAAATCAACTTCAACATCTCGCTTGCTCCAGACAGCTCAGAGGGTGCTGCATTTACACTGGCGCTCAGAATTCCAAACTGGTTCCAGAGTGGGCAGCCTGTTTTGCGAGTGAATGGCGAAGAACAGGCATATACATTGAACAATGGTTATGCTCATATCCAAGGAATATGGTCGGAAGGAGATGCATTGGAGTGGTTACTGCCACTTGAAACGCACTTGATTGAAGCTCATCCACAGATTCGAGCTGATGCAGGCAAAGCAGCCATTCAGCGTGGACCACTTGTGTATTGCGTGGAAGAGGCGGATAACGGAGCGCCGCTGGCTTCATTATCCATTGCCGAAGCAGCCAATTTAACAGAGCGCGATGCACCGAATTTACTTGGCGGCTGCGTTGTTGTGGAGGGCGACGGACTGACTGCAGATGGGTCAGCATGGCCAGAGGATCAACTGTACCAACCGATTCGCAAACCTCGCATTCCGGTACGTTTTACCGCCATTCCTTATTATCTGTGGGGGAACCGTGAACCGGGTGAAATGAGCGTCTGGCTGGGCAGTTGA
- a CDS encoding AraC family transcriptional regulator, protein MIELHMPPLPYYLGSGLTEYRSGDQHPHRSNIGAYDLLILVRGEMYIGENGSQWTLTEGDMLLLLPDGEHYPIRPCDQDTVFYWVHFEHAPRRDASVAEEVENNTSPYTTRPFINPYTLRLPKYMHLTDSRTVFGMVEQLLTQPSTLSFWQEQQLLGELLSLLEEECFGRTDSVASRLAERTAAYLQANYREKVTNEAIASALHFHPNYIVRCMKSRYGCTPSDYLQQFRLERAKRLLVTTDWSIDRVAEEVGFRYSPYFSSCFKREFGFSPLQFRKQYLK, encoded by the coding sequence ATGATTGAACTTCATATGCCCCCACTCCCCTATTATTTGGGATCGGGCCTGACAGAGTATAGGAGCGGGGATCAGCATCCCCATCGCAGCAACATCGGGGCGTATGATTTGCTGATCCTTGTCCGCGGAGAGATGTACATCGGCGAGAACGGATCACAATGGACACTAACCGAGGGAGACATGCTGCTGCTGCTGCCTGATGGAGAACACTATCCGATCCGACCTTGCGATCAGGATACCGTTTTTTACTGGGTTCACTTTGAGCATGCACCAAGGCGTGATGCATCAGTGGCAGAGGAAGTGGAGAACAATACATCCCCTTACACAACCAGACCATTTATTAACCCTTACACGCTGCGATTGCCAAAATACATGCATTTGACTGACTCACGTACGGTGTTCGGTATGGTAGAACAGCTGCTCACCCAGCCGTCTACGCTTTCCTTTTGGCAGGAACAGCAGCTTCTTGGAGAACTCCTCAGCTTGCTTGAAGAAGAATGTTTCGGCCGAACGGATTCGGTGGCTTCCCGATTGGCCGAACGGACTGCGGCTTACCTTCAAGCTAACTATCGGGAGAAAGTCACCAATGAAGCCATCGCGTCCGCCCTGCACTTTCATCCAAACTATATTGTAAGATGCATGAAGTCGAGATACGGATGTACCCCATCCGATTATTTGCAGCAGTTTCGGCTGGAGCGGGCCAAACGCCTCCTGGTCACGACCGATTGGTCCATTGACCGGGTCGCCGAGGAAGTGGGTTTCCGTTACTCCCCGTATTTTTCGTCCTGCTTCAAACGGGAATTCGGCTTTTCTCCGCTGCAATTTCGCAAGCAATACTTAAAATAG